From Pseudoxanthomonas sp. YR558, the proteins below share one genomic window:
- the putA gene encoding bifunctional proline dehydrogenase/L-glutamate gamma-semialdehyde dehydrogenase PutA produces MSTPSPLPSPAAPPTGGIVAPELPASPPALRAAITAAWLRDETEHVRELLEQARLPAAEQAQAQQLAADLVKRVRARAQDQGAIEAFMRQYDLGSEEGVLLMCVAEALLRIPDQETADKLIRDKLGDADWEKHLGQSDSVLVNASTWGLMLTGKLVNLNDLTRADVPGAFKRLVGRVGEPVIRLAVRQAMRIMGHQFVMGRTIDEALSRSRKGDNADYRYSFDMLGEGALTTKDAARYLEAYRQAIHAIGRTGPFADVLAAPSISIKLSALHPRYEHAKRARVMRELAPAILELAQLAKSYGIGFTIDAEEADRLELSLDLIEATFSDASLAGWEGYGLAVQAYQKRTPYVIDFLADLARRAGRRMPVRLVKGAYWDAEIKRAQIDGHPGYPVFTRKPNTDVSYLANARRMLDHGDALYPMFATHNAQTIAAIRSIAQGRPYEHQKLHGMGDDLYAEVVPKHRLDTPCRVYAPVGSHEDLLPYLVRRLLENGANSSFVNRITDENVAIEDLVRDPVQTVSEFDSIPHPRIPLPVDLFRSQPAPIASSDRNNSMGANLANDNDLRALVERINASVKPWRAAPLVPGAVVTSTALPVTNPADRRQIVGEWQPADSAAVEKALANAVAAQPAWDRTPAASRAAILEHAAHLLEQRLPDYIALCVKEAGKTIPDGVAEVREAVDFLRYYAAQARTQFGAPEHLPGPTGESNQLQLQGRGVFVCISPWNFPLAIFLGQVSAALAAGNSVIAKPAEQTNLIGHAAVKLLHEAGIPEAVLQFLPGDGANVGAALTKDPRVAGVAFTGSTETARAINRALAGRDAGPIATLIAETGGQNAFIADSSALPEQLVKDAMGSAFTSAGQRCSAARVLFVQDDIADKVMTMLAGAMDELKIGDPGLLSTDVGPVIDADALKILDDHAVRMAKEARLIKQANAGDDTAHGTFFAPRAWELKSLDQLHKEVFGPALHVVRWKADQLDGVIDAINATGYGLTLGVHSRIDETIDRIAARVKVGNVYVNRNQIGAVVGVQPFGGQGLSGTGPKAGGPHYLPRFATEKTVTVNTTAAGGNASLLTLGD; encoded by the coding sequence CGCCTCGCCGCCCGCTCTGCGGGCCGCGATCACGGCCGCCTGGCTGCGCGACGAGACCGAACACGTCCGTGAGCTGCTGGAGCAGGCCCGCTTGCCGGCCGCCGAGCAGGCCCAGGCCCAGCAACTGGCCGCGGACCTGGTGAAGCGGGTCCGCGCCCGCGCCCAGGATCAAGGCGCGATCGAGGCCTTCATGCGCCAGTACGACCTCGGCAGCGAGGAAGGCGTGCTGCTGATGTGCGTGGCCGAAGCGCTGCTGCGCATTCCGGACCAGGAGACCGCCGACAAGCTGATCCGCGACAAGCTGGGCGACGCCGACTGGGAAAAGCACCTGGGCCAGAGCGACTCGGTGCTGGTGAACGCCTCCACCTGGGGCCTGATGCTGACCGGCAAGCTGGTCAACCTGAACGACCTGACCCGCGCCGACGTGCCGGGCGCGTTCAAACGCCTGGTCGGCCGCGTGGGCGAGCCGGTCATCCGGCTGGCGGTGCGCCAGGCCATGCGGATCATGGGGCATCAGTTCGTCATGGGCCGCACCATCGACGAAGCGCTGTCGCGCAGTCGCAAGGGCGACAACGCCGACTACCGCTATTCGTTCGACATGCTGGGCGAGGGCGCACTGACCACGAAGGACGCCGCCCGCTACCTCGAGGCGTACCGCCAGGCGATCCATGCGATCGGCCGCACCGGACCCTTCGCCGACGTACTGGCGGCACCGAGCATCTCGATCAAGCTGTCCGCACTGCACCCGCGCTACGAACACGCCAAACGCGCCCGGGTGATGCGCGAGCTGGCACCGGCGATCCTCGAACTGGCACAACTGGCCAAGTCGTACGGCATCGGCTTCACCATCGATGCCGAGGAAGCCGACCGTCTGGAGCTGTCGCTGGACCTGATCGAGGCGACGTTCTCCGACGCCTCGCTGGCCGGCTGGGAGGGTTACGGCCTGGCCGTGCAGGCGTACCAGAAGCGCACGCCGTACGTGATCGACTTCCTCGCCGACCTCGCCCGCCGCGCCGGTCGCCGCATGCCGGTGCGCCTGGTGAAGGGTGCGTACTGGGATGCCGAGATCAAGCGTGCGCAGATCGATGGCCATCCGGGCTACCCGGTGTTCACCCGCAAGCCGAACACCGACGTGTCCTACCTCGCCAACGCGCGTCGCATGCTCGACCACGGCGACGCGCTGTACCCGATGTTCGCCACCCACAACGCGCAGACGATCGCCGCGATCCGCTCGATCGCGCAGGGCCGGCCGTACGAGCACCAGAAGCTGCATGGCATGGGCGACGACCTGTACGCCGAAGTGGTGCCGAAGCACCGCCTGGACACGCCGTGCCGCGTCTACGCGCCGGTCGGCTCGCACGAGGACCTGCTGCCGTACCTCGTGCGCCGCCTGCTCGAGAACGGCGCCAACAGCAGCTTCGTCAACCGCATCACCGACGAGAACGTCGCCATCGAGGACCTCGTGCGCGACCCGGTGCAGACGGTGTCCGAATTCGATTCCATCCCGCACCCGCGCATCCCGCTGCCGGTCGATCTTTTCCGGAGCCAACCGGCTCCCATCGCCTCTTCTGACAGGAACAACTCCATGGGCGCCAACCTCGCCAACGACAACGACCTGCGCGCGCTGGTCGAGCGCATCAATGCGTCGGTGAAGCCATGGCGCGCCGCGCCGCTGGTGCCGGGCGCCGTCGTGACCAGCACCGCGCTGCCGGTGACCAATCCCGCCGACCGCCGCCAGATCGTCGGCGAATGGCAGCCGGCCGACAGCGCCGCCGTCGAGAAGGCATTGGCCAATGCCGTCGCCGCGCAGCCCGCCTGGGACCGCACGCCGGCTGCCAGCCGCGCCGCTATCCTCGAGCACGCCGCCCACCTGCTGGAACAGCGTCTGCCCGACTACATCGCGCTGTGCGTGAAGGAAGCCGGCAAGACCATTCCCGACGGCGTCGCCGAGGTGCGCGAAGCGGTCGACTTTCTGCGCTACTACGCCGCTCAGGCGCGCACGCAGTTCGGCGCGCCCGAACACCTGCCCGGACCGACCGGCGAATCCAACCAGCTGCAGCTGCAGGGCCGTGGCGTGTTCGTCTGCATCAGCCCGTGGAACTTCCCGCTGGCGATCTTCCTGGGCCAGGTCAGCGCCGCGCTCGCCGCCGGCAACAGCGTGATCGCCAAGCCGGCCGAGCAGACCAACCTGATCGGCCACGCGGCGGTGAAGTTGCTGCACGAAGCGGGTATTCCCGAGGCGGTGCTGCAGTTCCTGCCCGGCGACGGCGCCAACGTCGGTGCTGCGCTGACCAAGGATCCGCGCGTGGCCGGTGTCGCGTTCACCGGCTCCACCGAGACCGCGCGTGCGATCAACCGTGCGCTCGCCGGCCGCGACGCCGGCCCGATCGCCACCCTGATCGCCGAGACCGGCGGCCAGAACGCTTTCATCGCTGACTCCTCCGCGTTGCCGGAACAATTGGTGAAGGACGCGATGGGCTCGGCCTTCACCTCCGCCGGCCAGCGCTGCTCGGCCGCGCGCGTGCTGTTCGTGCAGGACGACATCGCCGACAAGGTGATGACGATGCTCGCCGGCGCGATGGACGAGTTGAAGATCGGCGACCCGGGCCTGCTGTCGACCGACGTCGGCCCGGTGATCGATGCCGACGCGCTGAAGATCCTCGACGATCACGCCGTCCGCATGGCGAAGGAAGCTCGCCTGATCAAGCAGGCCAACGCGGGCGACGACACCGCCCACGGTACGTTCTTCGCGCCGCGCGCATGGGAGCTGAAGTCCCTCGACCAGCTGCACAAGGAAGTCTTCGGTCCGGCGCTGCACGTCGTTCGCTGGAAGGCCGACCAGCTGGATGGGGTGATCGATGCGATCAACGCCACCGGCTACGGCCTGACGCTGGGCGTACATTCGCGCATCGACGAGACCATCGATCGCATCGCCGCGCGGGTGAAGGTCGGCAACGTCTACGTCAACCGCAACCAGATCGGGGCCGTCGTCGGCGTGCAGCCGTTCGGCGGACAAGGCCTGTCCGGCACCGGTCCCAAGGCGGGCGGTCCGCACTACCTGCCGCGTTTTGCGACCGAGAAGACGGTGACGGTCAACACCACGGCGGCCGGCGGCAACGCCTCGCTGTTGACCCTGGGCGACTGA
- a CDS encoding GGDEF domain-containing protein has product MTTDFYNLLLTDCALAAVLLALFLYVGRVSRGVRGIATWGVAHFLYSLGAAMLDGTAQELVLAGNDTLAHWTAGVGGLLACAGLVGLAWSIIQFVQQRPLALWERALLPVCIGFSLAGWVLSGTVDAQGAAMSATEVIVLVVMIWHLLVLRRAPDHVPARLMIAGSLMLLWLYGSDLLAALTGTYGPNPIWVNLDLSIWYLLNFCMLMLASFRAAEPLRRGALFDPLTGALNRRGLDNELEARGAWHAAEHGLAVIALDLDHFKAVNDDHGHEAGDLVLQRFSDVVRGCIRNDDLFARLGGEEFMLVLRDTHAETAHALAERIRQQVMALEFSPIGASFRVTVSLGISFTADRHAQYDTLMRLADEALYAAKHKGRNRIEVRWHPA; this is encoded by the coding sequence ATGACGACCGATTTCTACAACCTGCTGTTGACCGACTGTGCGCTGGCGGCCGTGCTGCTGGCGCTTTTCCTGTACGTAGGGCGCGTTTCGCGCGGCGTGCGCGGCATCGCCACCTGGGGCGTGGCGCACTTCCTCTATTCGTTGGGCGCCGCGATGCTCGACGGCACCGCGCAGGAACTCGTGCTCGCGGGCAACGACACGCTCGCGCATTGGACGGCCGGCGTCGGCGGTTTGCTGGCCTGCGCCGGCCTGGTCGGACTGGCCTGGTCGATCATTCAGTTCGTGCAGCAGCGGCCGCTCGCGTTGTGGGAACGCGCCCTGCTGCCGGTCTGTATCGGCTTCTCGCTGGCCGGCTGGGTGCTGAGCGGTACGGTGGATGCGCAGGGCGCGGCGATGAGCGCCACCGAGGTGATCGTGCTCGTCGTGATGATCTGGCACCTGCTGGTGCTGCGCCGCGCACCCGACCACGTGCCCGCACGCCTGATGATCGCCGGCAGCCTGATGCTGCTGTGGCTCTACGGCAGCGACCTGCTGGCCGCATTGACCGGAACGTACGGACCCAACCCGATCTGGGTGAATCTGGATCTCTCGATCTGGTACCTGCTCAACTTCTGCATGCTGATGCTGGCCAGCTTCCGTGCCGCCGAACCCTTGCGGCGCGGCGCGCTGTTCGACCCGCTGACCGGCGCATTGAACCGCCGCGGCCTGGACAACGAACTGGAAGCGCGCGGCGCCTGGCACGCTGCCGAACACGGGCTTGCGGTGATCGCGCTGGACCTGGACCACTTCAAGGCGGTCAACGACGATCATGGGCACGAGGCGGGCGACCTGGTGCTGCAGCGCTTCTCCGACGTGGTGCGCGGCTGCATCCGCAACGACGATCTGTTCGCCCGCCTGGGTGGCGAGGAGTTCATGCTGGTCTTGCGCGATACACACGCGGAAACGGCGCATGCGCTGGCCGAACGCATCCGCCAACAGGTGATGGCACTGGAGTTCTCGCCGATCGGCGCGTCTTTCCGCGTCACCGTCAGCCTGGGCATCTCGTTCACCGCAGACCGGCACGCGCAGTACGACACGCTGATGCGGCTGGCCGACGAGGCGCTTTACGCCGCCAAACATAAGGGCCGCAACCGGATCGAGGTACGCTGGCACCCTGCCTGA
- a CDS encoding SMP-30/gluconolactonase/LRE family protein, with amino-acid sequence MPLHRLTLALLVLCGTTATNASAQHAACPADPGIAPRGELTATRVAIATPGDAQDRLYEGPVWRDGALYLSDFVHNGTFPSRIRRFTPPDRWETVLEDSGSNGLALDQEGVLIAATHDRKQIARVDLGGGSRTALVSTFDDEPFNSPNDLVMAADGTLYFTDPDYQRKAAPGGQPLTRVYRHRNGATTVVDDTLRNPNGIALSPDGGTLYVAGGTAEGDVLRAYPVVDGAPGPGRDLARISGGDGLAVDCLGNVYVTEHGERRVRVFSPAGEVLATIRVDANITNAAFGGADRRTLFLTGAASLWSIDLDVVGLPY; translated from the coding sequence ATGCCGCTGCACCGCCTCACCCTCGCCCTGCTCGTGCTATGCGGGACCACTGCCACAAACGCATCGGCGCAGCATGCCGCGTGTCCCGCAGACCCGGGCATCGCCCCGCGCGGCGAGCTGACCGCCACGCGCGTGGCGATCGCGACGCCGGGCGATGCGCAGGATCGCCTCTACGAAGGTCCGGTGTGGCGCGACGGCGCGCTCTATCTCTCGGACTTCGTGCATAACGGCACGTTCCCTTCGCGCATCCGGCGGTTCACGCCGCCGGACCGGTGGGAGACGGTGCTGGAGGACAGCGGCAGCAATGGGCTGGCGCTCGATCAGGAAGGCGTACTCATCGCTGCGACCCACGACCGCAAGCAGATCGCCCGCGTGGACCTCGGGGGCGGTTCGCGCACCGCGCTCGTCTCGACGTTCGACGACGAGCCGTTCAACTCGCCCAACGATCTGGTGATGGCGGCCGACGGCACGCTCTACTTCACCGACCCGGACTACCAGCGGAAGGCGGCGCCCGGCGGGCAGCCACTGACGCGCGTGTATCGCCACCGCAACGGCGCCACCACGGTGGTGGACGACACGCTGCGCAATCCCAACGGGATCGCGTTGTCGCCGGACGGCGGCACGCTCTACGTCGCCGGCGGCACGGCGGAGGGCGACGTGCTGCGCGCGTATCCGGTGGTCGACGGCGCTCCCGGTCCTGGTCGCGACCTGGCCCGCATCTCCGGCGGCGACGGGCTGGCCGTGGATTGCCTGGGCAACGTCTACGTCACCGAGCACGGCGAGCGACGCGTGCGCGTGTTCTCGCCAGCCGGCGAGGTGCTGGCGACGATCCGCGTCGACGCCAACATCACCAATGCCGCGTTCGGCGGCGCCGACCGCCGCACCCTCTTCCTCACCGGCGCGGCGAGCTTGTGGTCGATCGATCTGGACGTCGTCGGCCTGCCGTACTGA
- a CDS encoding outer membrane protein transport protein, producing the protein MEFAKNLTRVSALALGITAALAYGDVHAAAFQLKENSVKAQGRAMAGAASAKGDASVVVNNPAVMSTFTERTLQADVTAIDLSYEFTGGGTAATGTPFQQPLTGGNGGDAGDVAAVPAASFILPLSGDFEYLTLGAMISAPFGLKTEYDAGWVGRYHALESDVKIIDLTLAASLELSDSFSVGAGLVYEHADVTLSQAVDFGTVICGQNPAACLTPGSPYGPQRNDGLAHVNGTDNGWGWIVGMNWRPSDKWSLGYSHRSEIDHELEGQGDFTVPPAVRTAFDANPLTRPLFLDGGALAKLTTPAVDTFSATYYATDRLTVMAEASRTDWTSLQEIRIEFDNPGQPDSAEAYNWGENWFYSVGGEYKFSDAFTFRAGVARDDSPVSRPYRTPRLPDQDRMWYSLGLTWALSEHFELNASYVKIDIVDTPEVDLTTSTRARLVGEFDGGADLYGVSMQYKF; encoded by the coding sequence ATGGAATTTGCTAAGAACCTCACCCGCGTGTCCGCGCTGGCCCTCGGCATCACTGCCGCGCTGGCCTACGGCGACGTGCATGCCGCCGCCTTCCAGTTGAAGGAAAACAGCGTCAAGGCCCAGGGCCGTGCGATGGCCGGTGCGGCCTCCGCCAAGGGCGACGCCTCGGTCGTGGTCAACAACCCGGCCGTCATGTCCACCTTCACCGAGCGCACCCTGCAGGCCGACGTCACCGCGATCGACCTGTCCTACGAATTCACCGGTGGCGGTACGGCCGCGACCGGCACCCCGTTCCAGCAGCCGCTGACCGGCGGCAATGGTGGCGACGCCGGTGACGTGGCCGCCGTGCCGGCCGCTTCTTTCATCCTGCCGCTGAGCGGCGACTTCGAGTACCTGACGCTGGGCGCCATGATCAGCGCGCCGTTCGGCCTGAAGACCGAATACGACGCCGGCTGGGTGGGTCGCTACCACGCGCTGGAATCGGACGTGAAGATCATCGACCTGACCCTGGCGGCCTCGCTCGAGCTGAGCGACAGCTTCTCGGTGGGCGCCGGTCTGGTGTACGAGCATGCCGACGTCACCCTGTCGCAAGCCGTCGATTTCGGCACTGTGATCTGCGGCCAGAACCCCGCGGCCTGCCTGACGCCGGGCTCGCCCTACGGCCCGCAGCGCAACGACGGCCTGGCGCACGTCAACGGCACCGACAACGGTTGGGGTTGGATCGTTGGCATGAACTGGCGTCCGAGCGACAAGTGGTCGCTGGGTTACTCGCACCGCTCCGAGATCGACCATGAGCTGGAAGGCCAGGGTGACTTCACCGTGCCGCCGGCCGTGCGCACCGCGTTCGACGCCAACCCGCTGACCCGTCCGCTGTTCCTCGATGGCGGCGCGCTGGCCAAGCTGACCACGCCGGCCGTGGATACCTTCAGCGCCACGTACTACGCGACCGACCGCTTGACCGTGATGGCAGAAGCCAGCCGCACCGACTGGACCTCGCTGCAGGAAATCCGCATCGAGTTCGACAACCCCGGCCAGCCGGATTCGGCCGAAGCGTACAACTGGGGCGAGAACTGGTTCTACTCGGTCGGTGGCGAATACAAGTTCAGCGACGCATTCACCTTCCGCGCCGGCGTGGCGCGCGACGACTCCCCGGTGAGCCGTCCGTACCGCACCCCGCGCCTGCCCGACCAGGACCGCATGTGGTATTCGCTGGGTCTGACCTGGGCGCTGTCCGAGCACTTTGAGCTCAACGCCAGCTACGTCAAGATCGACATCGTCGATACGCCGGAAGTCGACCTGACCACCAGCACGCGCGCGCGCTTGGTCGGCGAGTTCGACGGCGGCGCCGACCTGTACGGCGTGTCGATGCAGTACAAGTTCTGA
- a CDS encoding rhomboid family intramembrane serine protease, whose protein sequence is MFVSIPSRQKPSVRWATPALAIVLLAAFVWAWLQGGAAQGHLRTEWGALTGGMVAPEVWLASLQRGTVLRLFTALFLHADWAHLAGNLVFLLIFGLPAERAMGAWRFLLLFLIGGAVANVAAVLSIDAPDRVVIGASGAVSAVIGAYLALFPTAQLGVVVPLGLFWEVVKAPASVLIGVWALLQVVFAYTGPTFGTVAWPAHIAGFLFGVVFALFVRAAIARRMRKRQGY, encoded by the coding sequence ATGTTCGTCTCCATACCGTCCCGCCAGAAACCGTCGGTCCGCTGGGCCACGCCTGCGCTGGCCATCGTGCTGCTGGCCGCCTTCGTCTGGGCGTGGCTGCAGGGGGGCGCCGCACAGGGTCACCTCCGGACCGAATGGGGGGCGCTCACCGGCGGCATGGTCGCGCCCGAGGTCTGGCTGGCGTCATTGCAACGCGGCACCGTGCTGCGCCTGTTCACGGCACTGTTCCTGCACGCCGACTGGGCCCACCTGGCGGGCAACCTCGTGTTCCTGCTGATCTTCGGACTGCCCGCGGAGCGGGCGATGGGCGCGTGGCGCTTCCTGCTGCTGTTCCTGATCGGTGGCGCCGTGGCCAACGTGGCCGCGGTGCTCAGCATCGATGCACCCGACCGCGTGGTGATCGGCGCCAGCGGTGCGGTGTCGGCGGTGATCGGGGCTTACCTCGCCCTGTTCCCCACTGCCCAGCTCGGCGTGGTGGTGCCGCTGGGACTGTTCTGGGAGGTGGTGAAAGCACCCGCCTCCGTGCTGATCGGCGTGTGGGCGCTGTTGCAGGTGGTGTTCGCCTACACCGGCCCCACGTTCGGCACCGTGGCGTGGCCGGCGCATATCGCCGGCTTCCTCTTCGGCGTGGTGTTCGCGCTGTTCGTGCGCGCCGCGATCGCCCGGCGCATGCGCAAGCGGCAAGGTTACTGA
- a CDS encoding DUF1820 family protein has translation MKTTLYKITFHNHTKVYELYARKVAASGLWGFTEVSELVFDVHEGLVIDPTEERLRDEFGGTRVLHLPMQSIIRVEEVERKGQSAIRDAATGEKVVTPFPMPAKPR, from the coding sequence ATGAAGACCACGCTCTACAAGATCACCTTCCACAACCACACCAAGGTCTACGAGCTGTACGCACGCAAGGTGGCGGCCAGCGGCCTGTGGGGGTTCACCGAGGTGTCGGAGCTGGTGTTCGACGTGCACGAGGGCCTCGTGATCGACCCCACCGAAGAGCGCTTGCGCGACGAATTCGGCGGTACGCGCGTGCTGCACCTGCCGATGCAGAGCATCATCCGGGTGGAAGAAGTGGAGCGGAAGGGTCAGTCCGCGATCCGCGACGCGGCCACCGGCGAGAAGGTCGTGACGCCCTTCCCGATGCCGGCCAAGCCGCGCTGA
- a CDS encoding cation:proton antiporter, which yields MSTPQLSVYFFLQAGLIILACRLVGKLAQRIGQPQVVGEMIAGVMLGPSLFGAVLPDAQAALFPKDTLDMLYVGGQVGVGMYMFLVGTEFQADHIRTRYRSAMAVSWAGIAVPFVLAFALAPWLQHVPGLFADTARFLEVALFLGAAIAITAFPMLARIIHERGLAGTPLGTLALTAGAMDDAAAWCILAIVLASFGGSWNQAWLAIGGGIAYVAFMLLAGRRLLTPLAAQVPAEGPLPTPVFAWVMAAFFLCAWAMDAIGIHAVFGGFILGICLPRGALTERLRERLQGMVVVVLLPLFFTYSGLKTQLSVLLDPAILVPAIAILLASFGGKAIACWAAARLSGESPRDAKAIGALMNARGLMELIIINIGLQAGLIKPGLFTILVIMAILSTLMATPLFNRIMRERNAPAAPAPGASPG from the coding sequence ATGTCCACTCCACAGTTGTCGGTCTATTTCTTCCTGCAGGCGGGCCTGATCATCCTGGCCTGCCGTCTCGTCGGGAAACTCGCCCAGCGCATCGGCCAGCCGCAAGTGGTGGGCGAGATGATCGCCGGCGTGATGCTGGGACCCTCCTTGTTCGGCGCGGTACTGCCGGATGCACAGGCCGCCCTGTTTCCGAAGGACACCCTAGACATGCTGTACGTCGGTGGCCAGGTCGGCGTGGGCATGTACATGTTCCTGGTCGGCACGGAGTTCCAGGCGGACCACATCCGCACGCGCTACCGCAGCGCGATGGCCGTGTCGTGGGCCGGCATTGCAGTGCCGTTCGTGCTGGCGTTCGCGCTGGCGCCGTGGCTACAGCACGTGCCCGGACTGTTCGCCGACACGGCACGCTTCCTGGAAGTCGCCCTTTTCCTCGGCGCCGCCATCGCGATCACCGCCTTCCCGATGCTGGCGCGCATCATCCACGAGCGTGGCCTGGCCGGCACGCCACTCGGCACGCTCGCGCTGACCGCGGGCGCGATGGACGACGCGGCTGCCTGGTGCATCCTGGCGATTGTGCTGGCGAGTTTCGGCGGCAGTTGGAACCAGGCGTGGCTGGCGATCGGCGGCGGCATCGCGTACGTCGCCTTCATGCTATTGGCCGGCCGCCGGTTGCTCACGCCATTGGCCGCGCAGGTTCCGGCGGAAGGCCCGTTGCCCACGCCGGTGTTCGCCTGGGTGATGGCGGCGTTCTTCCTCTGCGCATGGGCGATGGATGCGATCGGCATCCATGCCGTGTTCGGTGGTTTCATCCTCGGCATCTGCCTGCCTCGCGGCGCGCTGACCGAGCGCCTGCGCGAGCGCCTGCAGGGCATGGTGGTGGTGGTCCTGCTGCCGCTGTTCTTCACCTATTCCGGCTTGAAGACCCAGCTCTCCGTGCTGCTCGATCCGGCGATCCTGGTGCCGGCGATCGCGATCCTGCTCGCCTCGTTCGGCGGCAAGGCGATCGCCTGCTGGGCCGCGGCGCGGTTGTCGGGCGAATCGCCGCGCGATGCGAAAGCGATCGGCGCGCTGATGAACGCGCGCGGCCTGATGGAACTCATCATCATCAACATCGGCCTGCAGGCGGGCCTCATCAAGCCCGGCCTGTTCACCATCCTGGTAATCATGGCGATCCTGTCCACGTTGATGGCCACGCCGCTGTTCAACCGCATCATGCGCGAGCGCAACGCGCCGGCGGCACCTGCGCCGGGCGCATCGCCCGGTTGA
- a CDS encoding peptidoglycan DD-metalloendopeptidase family protein → MAHSWRVALSAAVLAVVAAASAPAQTSRETERKLERVRSELKSIAQERRKLEGERGAASRQLRDADEKVGRTSRSLADTEAAMRKEAAALAELQQRRDTLTAQRDRQRGQLTDLVRAAYQQGEDAPLKVLLSQDRVADANRLLAYHRYVQRDQTRRIDTLTADLASLDEVEREIAARSAELDAARTRQRGEVAQLEKDRKTRASLVADLDERFQDRAAKEKALGQDARSLETLLKNLRAAAARAEAERRAASRRAAAEAAAAKKRENAGSGARPSRDSAPARPVVASAPPLKVGGLGWPVSGSLLARYGGRMPDGRTSTGVLIGAPAGTTVTAVADGTVVFSEWMTGYGLILILDHGNGYMSLYAHNDSLLKDSGDRVKRGDAVARVGTSGGQGQAALYFELRRNGQPVDPASWLQRR, encoded by the coding sequence ATGGCGCATTCCTGGCGCGTCGCGCTGTCCGCCGCCGTACTGGCGGTGGTCGCGGCCGCGTCCGCGCCGGCACAGACGTCGCGCGAGACCGAGCGCAAGCTCGAGCGCGTGCGCAGCGAACTGAAATCGATCGCGCAGGAACGCCGCAAGCTGGAAGGCGAACGCGGCGCGGCTTCGCGCCAGTTGCGCGACGCCGATGAAAAGGTCGGCCGCACGTCCCGCTCGCTGGCCGACACCGAAGCCGCCATGCGCAAGGAAGCCGCCGCCCTGGCCGAGTTGCAACAGCGGCGCGACACGTTGACGGCGCAACGCGACCGCCAGCGCGGGCAGCTGACCGACCTGGTCCGCGCGGCTTACCAGCAGGGCGAAGACGCGCCGTTGAAGGTGTTGTTGTCGCAGGATCGCGTGGCCGACGCCAACCGCCTGTTGGCCTACCACCGCTACGTGCAGCGCGACCAGACGCGCAGGATCGACACGCTGACCGCGGACCTGGCCTCGCTGGACGAGGTGGAGCGCGAGATCGCCGCGCGCAGCGCGGAGCTCGATGCCGCGCGCACACGTCAACGCGGCGAAGTCGCGCAGCTGGAAAAGGATCGCAAGACGCGCGCGAGCCTGGTCGCCGACCTCGACGAGCGCTTCCAGGACCGTGCGGCGAAGGAAAAGGCGCTGGGTCAGGACGCGCGTTCGCTGGAAACGCTGTTGAAGAACCTGCGCGCCGCCGCCGCCCGTGCGGAGGCCGAGCGCCGTGCCGCCTCGCGCCGCGCCGCGGCCGAAGCCGCCGCGGCGAAGAAGCGCGAGAACGCCGGCAGCGGCGCCCGGCCGTCGCGCGACAGCGCGCCCGCGCGGCCCGTCGTGGCGTCGGCACCGCCGCTGAAGGTCGGTGGCCTGGGGTGGCCCGTGTCCGGCAGCCTGCTGGCGCGCTATGGCGGACGCATGCCCGACGGGCGCACCAGCACCGGCGTGCTGATCGGCGCGCCGGCCGGCACGACCGTCACCGCGGTGGCCGACGGCACCGTCGTGTTCTCCGAATGGATGACCGGCTATGGCCTGATCCTTATCCTCGACCACGGCAACGGCTACATGAGCCTGTACGCGCACAACGACAGCCTGCTGAAGGACAGCGGCGACCGGGTGAAGCGCGGCGATGCGGTGGCCCGCGTGGGCACCTCGGGTGGACAGGGGCAGGCGGCGCTGTACTTCGAATTGCGGCGCAATGGCCAACCGGTCGATCCGGCATCGTGGCTGCAGCGGCGATGA